A window of the Synechococcus sp. M16.1 genome harbors these coding sequences:
- the recG gene encoding ATP-dependent DNA helicase RecG, translating to MADPIGFNAAAERGLTSEQLSLLLTWMLPLQRSLGLEADRGFQNLQGRQQRFHAFLQQQLAAPPAVPFPQGVSERMSKLSSGFADYPELADPARRRLVTDARQWLHELRHRLEPSAPMAPPRLKVQASPQQRASSPLQLDSPITQIRGVGPKFAARLASIGLLLVRDLLRYYPRDHVDYSAMRRIEALVSGETATIVATIRRCNGFVSPRNTNLAIIELQLQDSTGRLKVSRFLAGKRFSSPAYLKGQQRLYPVGATVAVSGLVKDGPYGITFQDPLIEVLDSPSSPVKSPSIGRLLPVYPLTEGVGADRFRSLIDQVLPLAASWPDPLPAVTQRQFQLPALSEALQALHAPKDRESLDRGRRRLVFDEFLLLQLGLLRRRQALRSRTGPDLDLQSSANGLVGEFMDLLPFRFTAAQQRVFQEIEADLARSEPMARLVQGDVGSGKTVVAIAALLSTIASGWQGALMAPTEVLAEQHYRNLCQWLPQLHVSVALLTGSTPRPRRRELLDDLANGSLKVLVGTHALLEDPVVFNRLGLVVVDEQHRFGVHQRDRLLNKGLQPHLLTMTATPIPRTLALSMHGDLDVSQIDELPPGRTPIRTRMLTAAKREKAYELIREEVQLGQRAYVVLPLVDESEKLELRSAVEVHAELASEVFPDLAVGLLHGRLSSAEKQAVLSDFAAGTTQVLVSTTVVEVGVDVPEASVMVIDHAERFGLAQLHQLRGRVGRGAAASHCLLINGSSNPLARQRLDVLVRSTDGFEIAEMDLRLRGPGQVLGTRQSGLPDLALASLADDGAVLEDARTAAQELLNNDPELAQHPLLRETLEAQQRRLSGGTPLN from the coding sequence TTGGCAGACCCCATCGGATTCAACGCAGCAGCTGAGCGGGGACTGACCAGCGAGCAGCTGTCGCTGCTCCTCACCTGGATGCTTCCCCTTCAGCGCTCGCTGGGGTTGGAGGCCGACCGTGGTTTTCAGAATCTGCAGGGTCGCCAGCAGCGCTTTCACGCCTTTCTGCAGCAGCAACTCGCAGCGCCTCCGGCCGTTCCCTTCCCCCAGGGGGTCAGTGAACGCATGTCCAAGCTCAGCTCTGGATTTGCCGACTATCCGGAGCTCGCTGATCCGGCCCGCCGTCGCTTGGTCACCGATGCCCGTCAGTGGCTGCATGAGCTGCGCCATCGCCTGGAACCCTCGGCTCCGATGGCACCGCCACGCCTCAAGGTTCAGGCGTCGCCCCAGCAGCGTGCCAGCTCACCACTGCAGCTCGATAGTCCCATCACCCAGATCCGTGGTGTGGGTCCGAAATTCGCGGCACGGCTGGCTTCGATCGGCCTGCTTCTGGTCCGCGACCTGCTCCGCTATTACCCCCGTGATCATGTCGATTACTCCGCGATGCGCCGCATTGAGGCGCTGGTGTCGGGGGAAACAGCCACGATCGTCGCCACGATTCGCCGTTGCAACGGATTCGTCAGCCCACGGAACACCAACCTCGCCATCATTGAGCTCCAGCTGCAGGACTCGACCGGTCGCCTGAAGGTGAGCCGTTTCCTGGCGGGCAAACGCTTCAGTTCTCCGGCTTACCTCAAAGGCCAGCAGCGTCTCTACCCCGTTGGTGCCACCGTGGCCGTCAGTGGTCTGGTGAAAGACGGCCCCTACGGCATCACCTTTCAGGATCCGTTGATCGAGGTGCTGGACAGCCCCTCGTCTCCGGTCAAATCCCCCAGCATCGGCCGGCTTCTCCCGGTGTATCCCCTCACCGAAGGGGTTGGCGCGGATCGGTTCCGCAGCCTGATCGATCAGGTCCTGCCCCTCGCCGCATCGTGGCCTGATCCTCTCCCCGCCGTGACGCAGCGGCAATTCCAGCTGCCGGCACTGTCGGAGGCCCTGCAGGCCCTGCATGCGCCCAAGGACCGCGAAAGCCTCGATCGGGGACGGCGCCGGCTGGTGTTCGATGAGTTTCTGCTCCTGCAGCTCGGTCTGTTGCGCCGACGCCAGGCGCTGCGCTCTCGGACGGGTCCGGACCTGGATCTCCAATCCAGTGCCAATGGGCTTGTGGGGGAGTTCATGGATCTTCTGCCCTTCCGCTTCACCGCAGCCCAACAACGGGTGTTTCAGGAGATCGAAGCCGATCTGGCGCGCAGCGAACCCATGGCCCGTCTGGTGCAGGGGGACGTGGGCTCGGGCAAAACGGTGGTTGCCATTGCAGCGTTGCTCAGCACCATTGCCTCGGGCTGGCAGGGGGCCCTGATGGCCCCCACGGAGGTGTTGGCCGAGCAGCATTACCGCAACCTCTGTCAGTGGCTGCCGCAGCTCCATGTGAGCGTCGCCTTGCTGACGGGATCCACGCCGCGGCCCCGCCGCCGGGAGCTGCTGGATGACCTGGCCAACGGTTCGCTGAAGGTGCTGGTGGGCACTCATGCACTGCTCGAGGATCCTGTCGTTTTCAACCGCCTAGGGCTGGTGGTGGTGGATGAACAGCACCGTTTCGGTGTGCATCAACGGGATCGCCTGCTCAACAAGGGCTTGCAGCCCCATCTGCTCACCATGACGGCAACACCGATCCCTCGGACCCTGGCGCTCTCGATGCATGGGGATCTCGATGTCAGCCAGATCGATGAATTGCCGCCAGGGCGAACACCGATTCGCACCCGCATGCTCACGGCCGCAAAGCGCGAGAAGGCCTATGAGTTGATCCGTGAGGAGGTGCAGCTGGGCCAGCGGGCCTATGTCGTTCTGCCTCTGGTGGACGAGTCTGAAAAGCTCGAGCTTCGCTCAGCCGTTGAAGTTCACGCTGAATTGGCCTCGGAGGTGTTCCCAGATCTGGCCGTTGGTTTGCTGCATGGGCGTCTCTCCAGTGCTGAAAAGCAGGCGGTGCTGAGCGATTTCGCTGCTGGCACGACTCAGGTGCTGGTGTCGACCACGGTGGTGGAAGTGGGCGTGGACGTGCCCGAAGCCAGCGTGATGGTGATCGACCATGCCGAACGTTTCGGCCTGGCGCAGCTGCATCAGTTGCGGGGGCGCGTTGGCCGTGGCGCCGCTGCCTCCCATTGCCTGTTGATCAATGGCAGCTCCAATCCCCTGGCCCGCCAGCGTCTGGATGTGCTGGTGCGCTCCACCGATGGCTTCGAGATCGCCGAGATGGATCTGCGCTTGCGGGGGCCTGGCCAGGTGCTGGGAACCCGACAATCGGGCCTGCCTGATCTGGCCCTGGCCAGCCTTGCCGATGATGGTGCTGTGCTGGAGGACGCACGAACAGCTGCCCAGGAGCTGTTGAACAACGATCCTGAGCTCGCGCAGCACCCGTTGCTGCGCGAGACCCTGGAGGCCCAGCAGCGTCGCCTCAGCGGTGGCACCCCCTTGAACTGA
- the tsf gene encoding translation elongation factor Ts yields the protein MAAAVSAKLVKELRDKTGAGMMDCKKALAATEGDANKAVEWLRQKGIASAEKKSGRTAAEGAIGSYIHTGARVGVLVEVNCETDFVARGDMFQSLLRDVSMQVAACPNVEYVTTDEIPDEIREREKAIEMGRDDLEGKPEQMKEKIVEGRIGKRLKELALMEQPFIKDSSITVADLVKQTAGKIGENVKVRRFTRYTLGEGIEVEENDFAAEVASMQNAG from the coding sequence ATGGCTGCTGCCGTATCCGCCAAGCTTGTCAAAGAACTGCGCGACAAGACCGGCGCGGGGATGATGGATTGCAAAAAGGCCCTGGCCGCCACGGAAGGCGATGCCAACAAGGCCGTTGAGTGGCTTCGCCAGAAAGGCATCGCCAGCGCTGAAAAGAAATCCGGCCGCACCGCCGCCGAGGGTGCCATCGGCAGCTACATCCACACCGGTGCCCGCGTGGGTGTGCTGGTTGAGGTGAACTGCGAAACCGACTTCGTGGCCCGGGGCGACATGTTCCAGTCGCTGCTGCGTGATGTCTCCATGCAGGTGGCGGCATGCCCCAACGTTGAGTACGTCACCACCGACGAGATTCCCGACGAGATCCGTGAGCGGGAAAAGGCGATCGAGATGGGTCGTGACGATCTCGAGGGCAAGCCTGAGCAGATGAAGGAAAAGATCGTTGAGGGCCGCATCGGCAAGCGCCTCAAGGAACTCGCCCTCATGGAGCAGCCCTTCATCAAGGACAGCTCCATCACCGTTGCTGACCTCGTCAAGCAAACCGCTGGCAAGATCGGCGAGAATGTGAAAGTTCGTCGCTTCACCCGTTACACCCTGGGCGAGGGCATCGAGGTGGAGGAGAACGATTTCGCTGCTGAAGTGGCGTCCATGCAGAACGCCGGCTGA
- a CDS encoding glycosyltransferase family 2 protein — translation MFVSVVIPTYNRRPILEKCLSALEDQQLAGALQDYEVVVVDDGSTDGTPSWLREQSQRFPHVRLIEQEHGGPAEGRNRGVDHARGDVIVFIDSDLVVTETFLATHARALQQSWQRRGDRLCFTYGAVINTANFEAPCSERHKLRDLSWAYFATGNVAIDREVLERSGLFDTGFRLYGWEDLELGERLRRMGVELVKCPDAVGYHWHPALSLDQIPRLVEVEGERARMGLVFYRKHPTRRVRLIIQFTWFHRILWEVLTLGGLINPSSLRPLLRWLIRHGYPGTAMELLRLPLNRIGVRALFREARAAGLR, via the coding sequence ATGTTCGTCAGCGTCGTTATCCCGACCTACAACCGACGCCCGATCCTCGAGAAATGCCTCTCGGCACTGGAAGATCAGCAGCTTGCTGGAGCTCTTCAGGACTACGAGGTTGTTGTGGTTGACGACGGTTCCACCGATGGAACGCCGTCATGGCTGAGAGAGCAGTCCCAGCGTTTTCCCCATGTGCGCCTGATCGAGCAGGAGCACGGTGGTCCTGCCGAGGGCCGAAACCGCGGTGTGGATCACGCCCGTGGCGATGTGATCGTCTTCATCGACAGCGATCTGGTGGTCACAGAAACCTTTCTGGCCACCCATGCACGGGCGTTGCAGCAGTCCTGGCAACGGCGCGGTGATCGGCTCTGCTTCACCTACGGCGCTGTCATCAACACCGCCAACTTCGAAGCACCCTGCTCGGAGCGCCACAAATTACGAGACTTGTCCTGGGCTTATTTCGCCACTGGAAATGTGGCCATCGATCGGGAGGTGCTGGAGCGCTCAGGCCTGTTTGACACCGGTTTCCGCCTCTACGGCTGGGAGGACCTGGAACTGGGTGAGCGTCTGCGGCGGATGGGGGTTGAGTTGGTGAAGTGCCCGGACGCTGTCGGCTATCACTGGCACCCCGCCCTGAGTCTTGACCAGATCCCTCGACTTGTGGAAGTGGAGGGTGAACGGGCCCGTATGGGGCTTGTTTTTTACCGCAAACATCCCACCAGGCGGGTGCGGTTGATCATCCAGTTCACCTGGTTCCATCGCATCCTTTGGGAAGTGCTCACCCTCGGTGGGCTGATCAATCCCTCAAGCCTTCGTCCGCTGCTCCGTTGGCTGATCCGGCATGGCTATCCCGGAACGGCGATGGAGTTGCTTCGTTTGCCCCTTAATCGCATCGGTGTGCGTGCCCTGTTCCGTGAAGCCAGAGCGGCAGGGCTTCGCTGA
- the rpsB gene encoding 30S ribosomal protein S2: MAVVTLAEMMEAGAHFGHQTRRWNPKMSRYIYCARNGVHIIDLVQTAVCMNNAYKWTRSAARSGKRFLFVGTKKQASEVVALEAARCGASYVNQRWLGGMLTNWTTMKARIDRLKDLERMESSGAIAMRPKKEGAVLRRELERLQKYLGGLKNMRRLPDVVVLVDQRRESNAVLEARKLDIPLVSMLDTNCDPDLCEVPIPCNDDAVRSVQLILGRLADAINEGRHGSNDQRGGDSEG, translated from the coding sequence ATGGCTGTCGTCACCCTCGCCGAGATGATGGAGGCTGGTGCCCACTTTGGGCACCAGACCCGTCGTTGGAACCCCAAGATGTCGCGCTACATCTATTGCGCGCGCAACGGCGTTCACATCATCGACCTCGTGCAGACCGCCGTCTGCATGAACAACGCCTACAAGTGGACCCGTTCTGCGGCACGCAGCGGCAAGCGTTTCCTCTTCGTTGGCACCAAGAAGCAAGCCTCTGAAGTTGTGGCGCTGGAAGCCGCCCGCTGCGGAGCCTCCTACGTGAACCAGCGCTGGTTGGGCGGCATGCTCACCAACTGGACCACCATGAAGGCCCGGATCGACCGTCTCAAGGATCTGGAGCGGATGGAGTCCAGCGGCGCCATCGCCATGCGCCCCAAGAAGGAAGGTGCGGTGCTGCGTCGCGAACTCGAGCGTCTTCAGAAGTATCTGGGTGGCCTCAAGAACATGCGTCGCCTTCCCGATGTTGTGGTGCTGGTGGACCAGCGTCGTGAGTCGAATGCGGTGCTCGAAGCCCGCAAGCTCGACATCCCCCTGGTTTCCATGTTGGACACCAACTGTGATCCGGACCTCTGTGAGGTGCCGATTCCCTGCAACGACGACGCCGTTCGTTCTGTGCAACTGATCCTGGGCCGTCTGGCCGATGCGATCAATGAGGGCCGCCACGGTTCCAACGATCAGCGTGGTGGCGACAGCGAAGGCTGA